Proteins encoded together in one Musa acuminata AAA Group cultivar baxijiao chromosome BXJ3-6, Cavendish_Baxijiao_AAA, whole genome shotgun sequence window:
- the LOC135641507 gene encoding DEK domain-containing chromatin-associated protein 2-like: MAEQNPSSDVEGTTMANGSGLSPEGKTSVVVDSEKKECAGKNKEVEETTMMNGSGPPTEDKSVVPNSGENGNEGESIEEEKHLEEMMDSDEKKQGEENGIAKEVDIETADVNTTKAEDVKMVDAEAENAMELENLKMVDVEDFKDEKEVEGREEEGGEKEAKEEEGGGEDEEEEGGEEETKEDEEGKEDGDEEGGEQEAKEEKVGKEGEEGEGEEGSKEEENNMEEGYIQSTEKKIDEDKEEEKLNKKRSRGQKADKKGEGKEGVTKARNSLSSPVTSSIERPVRERKTVERLVEVIEKEPSREFQVEKGRGTPLKDIPNVAYKLARKKPADIKLIHQTLFGRRGKAVNFKSHILQFSGFVWHESDEKQRAKMKEKLDKYVKDTLLDLCDLFDLPVSKANTRKEDLVAKLLDFLVAPHPIDEDVLSDDKQSMKSRKRKRVAKGSGSKSTEDTHSKQSRKKRTRREGTPSAEETDSEDDDVDDIKNGPYTGKIGKHSENECKVSESEEASDEDERDEEDSGEDKQDKKKTPKQGSVGKEKKVGSSSRKVPTPATTKSPTKSSSSKHSKAENDDIGAKVFSRKRRTVSSPQRKSTPRSEKKEKDTGKKVAKGKAKSEAEHPSKEELRKKICEILKEVDFNTATFTDILKQLAGHYKLDLTPRKASIKLLIQEELTKLAEAEEDEDDEDEEDAEKEENPEPTGKKVEA; this comes from the exons ATGGCAGAACAGAACCCATCATCTGATGTGGAGGGAACCACAATGGCAAATGGATCTGGTTTGTCACCTGAAGGTAAGACTAGTGTTGTGGTTGATTCTGAAAAGAAGGAATGTGCAGGTAAAAACAAAGAAGTGGAAGAAACCACAATGATGAATGGGTCTGGTCCACCAACTGAAGATAAGAGTGTTGTGCCCAATTCTGGTGAGAATGGAAATGAAGGTGAAAGCATTGAAGAAGAGAAGCATCTTGAAGAAATGATGGATTCTGATGAAAAGAAGCAGGGTGAAGAAAATGGCATAGCAAAAGAAGTAGACATCGAAACTGCAGATGTGAATACTACTAAAGCTGAAGATGTGAAAATGGTTGACGCAGAAGCTGAGAATGCAATGGAGCTTGAGAATCTAAAGATGGTTGATGTAGAGGATTTCAAAGATGAGAAAGAAGTAGAAGGCagggaagaggagggaggggaaaaagaagcaaaagaggaggaaggaggaggagaagatgaggaagaggagggaggggaagaagaaacaaaagaggatgaagaaggaaaagaagatggGGACGAGGAGGGAGGGGaacaagaagcaaaagaagagaaagtgggaaaagaaggagaagagggggaaggggaggaaggatcAAAGGAGGAAGAAAATAACATGGAGGAAGGATACATTCAAAGTACTGAAAAGAAGATTGATGAGGACAAGGAAGaggaaaagttgaataaaaaaagaTCAAGGGGGCAAAAGGCTGATAAAAAAGGAGAAGGAAAGGAGGGTGTGACAAAGGCCAGAAATTCATTGAGTAGTCCAGTGACTTCATCTATTGAACGCCCTGTCCGCGAGAGAAAAACAGTAGAGAGGTTGGTAGAAGTTATTGAAAAAGAGCCATCAAGAGAGTTTCAAGTTGAAAAG GGCCGTGGCACTCCATTGAAGGACATACCTAATG TGGCCTACAAACTAGCAAGGAAGAAACCTGCGGATATAAAATTGATTCATCAGACTCTTTTTGGAAGGAGAGGAAAG GCTGTGAATTTCAAAAGTCATATTCTCCAGTTTTCTGGGTTTGTGTGGCATGAAAGTGAT GAAAAACAGAGAGCTAAAATGAAGGAGAAACTTGACAAGTATGTAAAGGATACTCTGCTGGACCTGTGTGACTTGTTTGATTTACCTGTTTCCAAGGCCAACACCAGAAAG GAAGACCTTGTGGCAAAGctgctggacttcttggttgcccCTCATCCTATAGATGAAGACGTACTTTCTGATGACAAG CAATCAATGAAATCTAGAAAGCGGAAGAGGGTGGCCAAAGGAAGTGGATCAAAGAGTACGGAAGATACACACAGCAAGCAATCTAGGAAG AAACGGACCAGGCGTGAGGGCACACCGAGTGCAGAAGAAACGGATAGTGAAGATGATGATGTGGATGACATTAAGAATGGTCCTTACACTGGCAAAATAGGCAAGCATTCTGAGAATGAATGTAAGGTAAGTGAGTCTGAAGAAGCATCTGACGAAGATGAACGTGATGAAGAGGACTCAGGCGAGGACAAGCAGGATAAGAAGAAGACCCCCAAACAAGGTTCTGTTGGTAAGGAAAAGAAGGTGGGGAGCAGCTCCAGGAAGGTTCCAACTCCAGCAACTACGAAGAGTCCTACTAAATCATCATCTTCAAAACACTCAAAAGCTGAGAATGATGACATAGGTGCAAAGGTTTTCTCCAGGAAGAGGAGAACTGTCAGTTCACCTCAGAGGAAATCAACTCCTAggtcagaaaaaaaagaaaaggatactG GCAAAAAGGTTGCTAAAGGTAAAGCAAAATCAGAGGCAGAGCATCCAAGCAAAGAGGAACTGAGAAAGAAAATatgtgaaattttgaaggaagttGACTTTAACACG GCAACTTTTACTGACATTTTGAAGCAGCTAG CCGGCCACTACAAACTGGATCTGACGCCAAGAAAAGCCTCTATAAAGCTCCTGATCCAAGAAGAGCTGACTAAACTAGCAGAGGCTGAAGAAGACGAGGACGACGAAGATGAAGAGGATGCCGAAAAGGAAGAAAATCCAGAACCTACAGGCAAAAAGGTGGAAGCTTGA
- the LOC103990080 gene encoding nuclear pore complex protein NUP133, producing MFSPAARKPHLAATPSQGRNHPDSPSTPLDETRPSFLSSASVPGRPTTGTPAPWSSRLSVLARIPIVKGAEKGGSGKQIQPVYVGEFPQVVRNAQASLLKKGFDNSLVAGGMDKETSLAWIICDTQLFIWSYLSGTVPKNCFVLELPSSVVGDRIVGVKYTNGRNWMLCAVRWDVSSKKVFEQCNSAGIILCNQETGAVVYWPDIYSESLNVPVVSLSEPQSKESDISARHERYHSFIVSAIPGSSQECVAVACQSTGGLFLFKFSPSGIHCQMVFHNVLSVNSNSSSQMNELCARSLVWHPQYTSSDDSGRQFFLLTDHEIQCWNIVFIPNINVKKLWSHEIVGNDGHLGIKKDLAGQKQIWLLDMQLDDRGKEFTILVATSCKDRVSSSNYIQYSLLTMQYKPGCSTKTSWSTNERLLEKKAPLQTVIPKARVEDRGYLFSTRIRVGGKPSGSVIILSGDGTATVTSYWKGSSRLYQFDLPWDGGKVLDASVFPSIDDSEEGAWVVLTEKAGVWAIPEKAVLLGGVEPPERSLSRMGSLNESVVDEEKKTQKTGGNTVPGRPGSEAWGSGDRQRLALVGKTAQDEEAEALLSRLFHEFLFSGEVQGVFEKLREKGAFLKEDETNVFARMSKSIVDTLAKHWTTTRGAELVASAVVSSLLLDKHQKHQKYLQFLALTKCHEELSSKQRRSTLIIMEHGEKLSSMIQLRELQNLLSQNRKYLSDSPSSHAQADASGSLWNLIQLVGEKARRNTVLLMDRDNSEVFYTKVSDIEELFYCLSHHLEYVIGGGQPFIIQMQRACELSNACTTLIQAAMHYRDEHRNWYPSLEGLSSWNCQHVVRSGLWSLASLIMHLLKEVQATDMSVEQEMWSQLEGLTDVLLDAYTSSITAKIECGEEHHGLLEEYCQRRDELLGSLYDLAKRLTELKYQESHLSEEDLERREAIFRELTEPLLLIARRHDGYQTLWQLCYDLSDTGLLRTLMHESLGPKGGFSYFVFKQLMTSHQYSKLLRLGEEFQEELAIFLKEHKDLLWLHELYLKQFSSASETLHAVALSLDDGPPLMTEEEPEMVQIKRSSSLADRRRLLNLSKIAAVAGKDKSFEMKTRRIEADLQILKLQEEIVRHLSDDREDINRPLPPGELIEVCLREASKELCLKPFEVFAWTSSSFRRSNRSLLEECWKNAASQDDWIALIQVSTAEGWSDKVVLESLRETVLYKASSWCYGPESQIHGGGFEEVMPLQKDDDEFSSIKDESLSVEGILMQHKDFPDAGKLMLTAIMLAKVGDDATVEERVAMAMDSR from the exons ATGTTCTCCCCCGCGGCAAGGAAACCCCATTTGGCTGCCACGCCCAGTCAGGGCCGGAACCACCCGGATTCCCCGTCGACGCCTCTCGACGAGACGCGCCCTTCCTTCCTCTCCTCCGCCTCTGTCCCTGGCCGTCCGACCACCGGCACCCCCGCGCCGTGGTCCTCTCGCCTTTCCGTCCTCGCCAG AATTCCAATTGTAAAAGGAGCTGAGAAGGGTGGGAGTGGCAAACAAATTCAACCGGTGTATGTGGGAGAATTTCCTCAGGTTGTTCGTAATGCTCAAGCCAGTCTTCTGAAGAAGGGTTTTG ATAACAGTTTGGTTGCTGGCGGTATGGATAAAGAAACATCACTTGCTTGGATAATATGTGACACTCAGCTCTTTATATGGAGCTATTTGTCAGGCACGGTTCCAAAAAATTGTTTTGTGCTTGAGTTGCCATCTTCTGTGGTTGGAGATAGGATTGTCGGCGTGAAATACACAAATGGTCGAAATTGGATGCTTTGTGCTGTAAGATGGGATGTTTCTTCAAAAAAAGTATTTGAGCAGTGTAATTCTGCTGGCATCATCCTCTGTAACCAGGAGACTGGAGCTGTTGTGTATTGGCCTGACATTTACTCAGAAAGTTTGAATGTTCCAGTTGTTAGCCTTTCTGAACCACAATCAAAAGAAAGTGATATTTCTGCTAGACATGAAAGATATCACTCTTTTATTGTTTCTGCAATACCCGGTAGTTCTCAAGAATGTGTTGCTGTAGCTTGTCAGTCAACTGGAGGCCTATTTCTATTTAAATTCTCACCATCTGGAATACATTGCCAAATGGTTTTTCACAATGTTTTATCTGTTAATTCTAATAGCTCTTCTCAGATGAATGAACTGTGTGCTAGGTCCCTGGTCTGGCATCCTCAGTATACTTCCTCAGATGATTCTGGTCGTCAGTTTTTCTTGCTGACAGATCATGAGATTCAATGTTGGAATATTGTTTTTATACCTAATATCAATGTTAAAAAACTCTGGAGTCATGAAATTGTTGGTAATGATGGTCATTTGGGTATTAAGAAGGATCTAGCAGGACAGAAGCAGATTTGGCTTTTGGATATGCAGTTAGATGACCGTGGGAAAGAATTTACTATTCTCGTTGCCACCTCCTGTAAAGATCGAGTGAGCAGTTCAAACTACATACAATATTCTCTTTTGACAATGCAATATAAACCAGGTTGTTCTACAAAGACCAGTTGGTCTACGAATGAAAGGCTTCTAGAGAAAAAGGCTCCCCTTCAGACTGTAATTCCCAAAGCAAGAGTTGAAGATAGGGGCTACTTGTTTTCTACAAGGATACGTGTTGGTGGCAAGCCATCTGGTTCTGTGATTATATTATCTGGAGATGGAACAGCTACTGTTACAAGCTATTGGAAAGGTTCCTCTCGGCTTTATCAGTTCGATTTACCATGGGATGGGGGAAAAGTTCTTGATGCTTCTGTTTTTCCTTCTATCGATGACAGTGAGGAAGGGGCATGGGTTGTCTTAACTGAAAAAGCAGGGGTTTGGGCAATACCTGAAAAGGCTGTTTTGCTTGGTGGCGTTGAGCCACCAGAGCGGAGTTTGTCTCGGATGGGGAGTTTAAATGAAAGTGTTGTAGATGAAGAGAAAAAAACCCAGAAAACTGGAGGGAATACTGTTCCTGGAAGGCCTGGTTCTGAAGCATGGGGATCTGGAGATAGACAGAGACTGGCTTTAGTTGGCAAAACTGCTCAAGATGAAGAAGCGGAGGCTTTGCTAAGTCGTTTATTTCATGAATTTCTTTTTTCTGGTGAAGTTCaaggtgtatttgaaaaacttagAGAGAAAGGagcatttttaaaagaagatgaaACAAATGTTTTTGCTCGCATGAGCAAATCTATTGTTGACACATTAGCTAAACATTGGACAACAACCAGAGGAGCTGAGTTGGTGGCTTCAGCTGTAGTGTCATCACTACTTCTGGATAAGCATCAGAAGCATCAGAAGTACCTCCAGTTCCTTGCTTTAACAAAGTGTCACGAGGAACTTTCTTCCAAACAGA GACGTTCAACGCTAATTATCATGGAACATGGTGAAAAACTTTCTAGTATGATCCAGCTGAGGGAATTACAGAATCTGTTAAGTCAGAATCGAAAATACTTATCTGATTCTCCATCTTCTCATGCACAAGCTGATGCCTCTGGATCTCTGTGGAACCTCATTCAGCTAGTTGGTGAGAAAGCTCGTAGAAATACTGTTCTTCTTATGGATCGTGATAATTCAGAAGTATTTTACACTAAAGTTTCTGATATAGAGGAGCTTTTTTATTGCTTATCTCATCATCTTGAATATGTAATTGGTGGAGGCCAACCATTTATTATTCAGATGCAACGAGCTTGTGAACTCTCAAATGCCTGCACAACTTTGATTCAGGCTGCTATGCACTACAGAGATGAACACAGGAACTGGTATCCTTCTCTGGAAGGATTATCATCTTGGAACTGTCAGCATGTAGTTCGCTCAGGTCTCTGGAGCCTAGCATCTTTAATTATGCATCTCTTAAAAGAGGTTCAGGCTACGGATATGTCTGTTGAGCAAGAAATGTGGTCTCAACTAGAAGGACTTACTGATGTTTTGCTAGATGCTTACACTAGCTCAATTACAGCGAAAATAGAATGTGGAGAAGAACACCATGGTCTACTAGAGGAATACTGTCAGAGGAGAGATGAACTTCTTGGTTCACTCTATGACCTAGCAAAAAGATTGACAGAATTGAAATACCAG GAGTCACACTTGAGTGAAGAGGATCTTGAGAGAAGAGAAGCCATATTTAGAGAGCTTACTGAACCTCTTCTCTTGATTGCAAGGAGACATGACGGTTATCAAACACTGTGGCAACTGTGTTATGATCTTAGTGATACAGGACTTCTCCGAACTCTTATG CACGAGAGTCTAGGGCCAAAAGGAGGGTTCAGTTATTTTGTTTTTAAACAGCTGATGACAAGCCATCAATACTCTAAGCTGCTGAGGCTTGGAGAAGAATTCCAAGAAGAGTTAGCTATTTTTCTGAAGGAGCACAAAGATCTGTTATGGCTTCATGAGTTATATTTGAAGCAATTTTCATCAGCCTCTGAAACTCTTCATGCTGTTGCTCTATCTTTGGATGATGGACCTCCTTTGATGACTGAAGAAGAACCAGAGATGGTACAGATTAAAAGGTCGTCTTCTCTTGCTGACAGAAGGCGTCTACTTAATCTTTCTAAAATTGCTGCAGTTGCAG GTAAGGACAAAAGTTTTGAGATGAAGACCAGGCGTATAGAAGCTGATTTGCAAATTCTAAAATTACag GAGGAGATTGTCAGACACTTGTCAGATGATAGAGAGGACATCAATAGACCCCTCCCTCCGGGAGAACTGATCGAAGTGTGCTTGAGAGAAGCGAGTAAAGAACTGTGTTTAAAACCTTTTGAAGTGTTTGCATGGACAAGTTCATCTTTCCGGAGGTCCAACAGAAGCCTTCTGGAGGAATGTTGGAAGAATGCAGCCAGCCAAGACGACTGGATAGCTCTTATCCAGGTATCAACAGCAGAAGGTTGGAGTGATAAAGTTGTCCTAGAGTCATTACGAGAGACTGTGCTGTACAAGGCTTCCAGCTGGTGCTATGGACCTGAGTCACAGATCCATGGTGGTGGTTTCGAGGAAGTAATGCCTTTGCAGAAAGATGATGATGAATTTTCGAGTATCAAAGACGAAAGCCTTTCGGTGGAAGGAATTCTCATGCAGCACAAAGACTTTCCTGATGCAGGCAAGCTGATGCTGACTGCAATAATGCTTGCTAAGGTAGGAGACGATGCTACGGTCGAAGAGCGCGTGGCTATGGCTATGGATTCTAGATAG
- the LOC135641480 gene encoding aspartic proteinase CDR1-like: MVAIMAAGARVELNLCTPSCKRRSMKAPIFRGQGQYLMNITLGTPPFTLPVIFDVGSGVTWVQSTPCVECCEQDYPLYDRSKSSSYKPVGCSTKTCKYDGYQTKCVNASCVYAVGYADNSYSVGKVGTEYFTFVGTDDDLKAGMVEMSFDVGLQNDGTFDLLRSAA, from the exons ATGGTGGCCATCATGGCTGCCGGGGCCAGAGTTGAACTAAACCTCTGCACTCCATCTTGCAAGCGAAGATCCATGA AAGCACCAATCTTCCGTGGTCAAGGTCAGTATCTGATGAACATCACCCTCGGAACTCCACCGTTTACTCTTCCGGTCATCTTCGACGTGGGAAGTGGAGTGACTTGGGTGCAATCGACTCCTTGCGTGGAGTGTTGCGAGCAGGATTACCCCTTGTATGATCGTAGCAAGTCATCCTCGTACAAACCGGTGGGCTGTTCCACCAAGACATGCAAGTACGATGGCTACCAGACGAAGTGCGTCAACGCCAGCTGCGTGTACGCCGTGGGCTACGCCGACAATTCCTACTCTGTCGGCAAGGTCGGCACCGAGTACTTCACCTTCGTCGGCACTGATGACGATCTCAAAGCAGGCATGGTGGAGATGTCCTTCGACGTGGGGCTCCAAAACGACGGGACATTCGACTTACTGCGTTCAGCTGCATGA
- the LOC103990082 gene encoding UDP-arabinopyranose mutase 1 has product MAGKESSSVPSTPLLKDELDIVIPTIRNLDFLEMWRPFFQPYHLIIVQDGDPSKEIKVPEGFDYELYNRNDINRILGPKANCISFKDSACRCFGYMVSKKKYIYTIDDDCFVAKDPSDKEINALEQHIKNLLSPSTPYFFNTLYDPYRVGADFVRGYPFSLREGAPTAVSHGLWLNIPDYDAPTQLVKPRERNSRYVDAVLTIPKGTLFPMCGMNLAFDRDLIGPAMYFGLMGDGQPIGRYDDMWAGWCTKVICDHLGLGVKTGLPYIWHSKASNPFVNLKKEYKGIFWQEELIPFFQSVALPKDCTSVQKCYIELSKQVREKLGKIDPYFTKLADAMVTWIEAWDELNPSGAAAGVANGTAK; this is encoded by the exons ATGGCGGGGAAGGAATCGTCGTCGGTCCCGAGCACGCCTCTGCTGAAGGATGAACTCGACATCGTGATCCCGACGATACGTAACCTGGATTTCTTGGAGATGTGGCGGCCCTTCTTCCAGCCGTACCACCTCATCATCGTGCAGGACGGGGACCCGAGCAAGGAGATTAAGGTGCCGGAGGGGTTCGACTACGAGCTCTACAACCGCAACGACATCAACCGCATCTTGGGGCCCAAGGCTAACTGCATCTCCTTCAAGGACTCCGCCTGCCGCTGCTTCGGCTACATGGTGTCCAAGAAGAAGTACATCTACACCATCGACGACGACTGCTTC GTTGCTAAGGATCCCTCTGATAAAGAGATCAATGCACTTGAACAGCACATCAAGAATCTGCTATCCCCATCCACTCCATACTTCTTCAACACCTTGTATGATCCCTACCGAGTAGGTGCAGACTTTGTTCGTGGGTATCCTTTCAGCCTCCGAGAAGGTGCTCCGACAGCTGTTTCTCATGGCCTTTGGCTTAACATTCCTGACTACGATGCTCCCACACAGCTTGTCAAGCCTCGCGAGAGGAACTCCAG GTATGTCGATGCAGTTCTTACAATCCCCAAGGGAACATTGTTTCCAATGTGCGGAATGAATCTGGCCTTCGACCGTGACCTCATCGGCCCTGCAATGTACTTTGGACTGATGGGTGATGGCCAGCCTATCGGGCGCTACGACGATATGTGGGCCGGATGGTGCACCAAG GTGATCTGTGATCACTTGGGACTGGGAGTCAAGACTGGCTTGCCCTACATCTGGCACAGCAAGGCCAGCAACCCATTTGTCAACCTGAAGAAAGAGTACAAGGGGATCTTCTGGCAAGAGGAGCTGATCCCCTTCTTCCAATCTGTTGCCCTGCCCAAGGATTGCACCAGTGTGCAGAAGTGCTACATTGAGCTGTCCAAGCAGGTAAGAGAAAAGCTCGGGAAGATCGACCCCTACTTCACCAAGCTTGCAGATGCAATGGTTACATGGATTGAGGCTTGGGATGAGCTCAACCCATCCGGAGCTGCTGCCGGAGTGGCCAACGGCACGGCCAAGTGA